GGCAAGGGTTTTCCCGACCTCGGCGGCGCCGCGTCCACGCGCTACTACGCGCAAAATGAAGAACGGCTCTTGACCGAGCATTTCCCTGCGCTTGAGGGGCTGACGATTCTCAAAACCGACTTGTGGGATGAGGCCAAGAACACCCGCATTCTTTTGTGGGCCGCCCAGCAGGGTGCGCGCGCCTTCGGCATCGACATCTCCGAACCCACCGTCCGGCAGGCACGCGCCGCCTTCGAAGGCCAGCCTAACGCCCGGCCCCTGCAAGGTGTCGCCGGCGATGTGCGGGATATTCCCTTCAAGGACGATAGTTTTGATGCGGTCTATTCGATGGGCACGATCGAACACTTCGAT
This Acidobacteriota bacterium DNA region includes the following protein-coding sequences:
- a CDS encoding class I SAM-dependent methyltransferase; translation: MTTRARKYQNFWEGVGKGFPDLGGAASTRYYAQNEERLLTEHFPALEGLTILKTDLWDEAKNTRILLWAAQQGARAFGIDISEPTVRQARAAFEGQPNARPLQGVAGDVRDIPFKDDSFDAVYSMGTIEHFDATERAVAEMARVLKPGGAPSSVCRIATTRFCGRRWPRSCSGWGFMPMVTKNPIRGASSGPCSNARVSPSSPRPQSSSSPGG